One genomic region from Chelmon rostratus isolate fCheRos1 chromosome 11, fCheRos1.pri, whole genome shotgun sequence encodes:
- the pcnx2 gene encoding pecanex-like protein 1, protein MGSQVVQTLRQGVWASLTGGWYHDPDQNKFNNSCHLYLWIFLLMLPLSLHLALPPTTMALSIYCTSITVFFILIKMANYRLHLMFDEGEAVVRSSLSDLSKAPEKKSNASDSCLPASIRKSSTVPDSVAMTMLARKRPSPVIQVTVKQTETDPGLIGVDCSKSDEGAKTLEGQGESATEERPVEGGLHPSPEPSPDDLSSPNPDQAAPLLQAQQRPPSQAEREEMRPGSASGTGKMDAEIIETAAVKEGVDIQSCLTGTGREQSEQERTTERDSEKEQERIEEEKDCEDKEAADMETADEGLPPSKGSEDESEEESEEQKEPPDANNNSLEAPQDRQEDFVDVPEPPAQAEPVEETYCSDEIEVVLVDNSGPGPVPAHLDDSDTVKIIITMSCDPQTAAQLEESVKQSLLENAQAQKDAGECHIKIPVITFDSPEEEKQEVEEAEGATGSEDDLTLKRTTSQSEEFHLCRETTSSEFTTLECPDPDQEHVGLQTNDNTPSPQLTNDNSSSGIDVHSHPDDTDPLDPNVDSQGFLRLPPALARYGPGGRTHIRGLSMDSGKDAVLLSDRSHNTATMTSSKSDLEAKEGQIPNESNFLEFVSLLGSLSTRAGGASTQEDEGPERKEEVGAAEEGESQQEESLKATSRPDETIAETNTNNKPERPKPPTSLPTDTLQALPPTQIPIVSPDSPQTDREKDPDYDSLPSQTSQSESSMLQVICRPEATNKEEAYTFHTVHRDRPRKLYAERALNLPLGAELITGNMCDLLSTSSNSECQDGLGGGHADCPFQRRIIPAHRLRPRRTHPEIFQEEDSLDDSSETSTQEKPTRKIYYKLKLFPGRWINILYDRLTLLALLDRNQDVLENLVAVFMAFLVSFLGFVLLNHGCFKDFWVFQFCLVIASCQYSLLKSVQPDAASPTHGHNQLVAYSRAAYFCIFCALIWLLEQLLRRKDLPVSTLYGVTIVCHDALHFIRDLLVGFTYCFPITFLVGLFPQINTFTIYLLEQIDMHVFGGTAATSLISAVYSILRSLIALSLLYGFCFGALKEPWDEQHTPALFSGFCGLLVVFSYHLSRQSSDPSVLLSLIKSKVMPALVESEEEEEEDTESKDPLPEKLQSSMKEILLSDVVVCSVAYILTFAITASTVFLSLRPFVTIVLYALAGTVGFVTHYLIPQLRKHHPWLWISHPVLKTKEYHQFEPREDAVLMWFERLYVGLLCFEKYVVYPAIVLSALTNDGFALSHRKKLGIHCDVLLTTVAGLKLLRSSFCDPSFQFLTLLFTLVFFHFDCPHASESFLLDFFIMSIVFHKMRELLLKLHFILVYIAPWQIAWGSAFHAFAQPFAVPHSAMLLLQTLLTTVFYTPLAPFLGSAIFISSYPRPIKFWERNYNTKRIDNSNSRLVSQVDKETGCDDSNLNSIFYEYLTRSLQHSLCGDLMLGRWGNYSAGDCFILASDYLNALVHLIEIGNGLVTFQLRGLEFRGTYCQQREVEAITEGVEEDDACCCCEPGHLPHMLSCNAAFNLRWLAWEVMATKYLLEGYSISENNAATMLQVYDLRKLLITYYLKSIIYYLIHSPKLSTWLKDAAVQEALQSYTKWHHIERDPQVFSVKIDEDYVHCLQGVTRASFCNVYLEWIQYCAGKMETPVDSDEDSHLVTLCYALSVLGRRSLGTASHNMSNSLESFLYGFNTLFKGDFRIATKDEWVFADLDLLQKVVAPAVRMSLKLHQDHFTCLEETEEASILYKAITNYRSSLVICHESDPAWRKAVLSSRDTLLTLRHMIDDGTDEYKIIMLYKRHLSFKVIKINKECVRGLWAGQQQELVFLRNRNPERGSIQNSKQALRNMVNSSCDQPLGYPMYVSPLTTSYAGTHRTLRSIGGGALSLDVIRSWLCSKWLRVRKDNLTSCNSGVNMEDVDCGAGGSSSLSHNRPSSVTSNSLSLYQQRARTTHSHRHHNAARREYRSRSVQPQSQRPPVSSQSGPILDSGSTHGLVQRLSNSQLSFNTSIASIFSQVPRLSGAGGISSQLQAAQHQQRSSQVSSSSSTLSLLFGKRSFSSGLVISGLSAAEGGNTTDTQSSSSVNIAMGPSHRSSSRATQWTSEPYESIDATYSNASITVKDGVQSGDRGCSQGLDKTQEDSASASTAPEATDQKTV, encoded by the exons ATGGGCTCGCAGGTTGTGCAGACCCTGCGTCAGGGAGTCTGGGCATCCCTGACCGGGGGCTGGTACCACGACCCGGACCAGAACAAATTCAACAACTCCTGCCACCTCTATCTGTGGATATTTCTCCTGATGCTGCCCCTGTCTCTCCATCTG GCCCTGCCCCCTACCACCATGGCTTTGAGCATCTACTGCACCTCCATCACTgtcttcttcatcctcatcaaGATGGCCAACTACCGGCTGCACCTGATGTTCGACGAGGGCGAGGCGGTGGTCCGCAGCAGCCTGTCTGACCTCAGCAAGGCTCCGGAGAAGAAAAGCAACGCCTCGGACTCCTGCCTGCCCGCCAGCATCAG GAAGAGCAGTACAGTCCCAGACAGTGTTGCCATGACGATGTTGGCTAGGAAGCGTCCCAGTCCGGTGATCCAGGTGACAGTGAAACAGACTGAGACCGACCCAGGACTGATTGGGGTG GACTGCTCGAAGTCAGACGAAGGGGCGAAGACGCTGGAAG GACAGGGTGAGAGTGCTACAGAGGAGAGGCCTGTGGAGGGAGGCCTGCACCCAAGCCCAGAACCTTCCCCAGATGACCTCTCCAGCCCTAATCCCGACCAGGCCGCCCCCCTGCTGCAGGCCCAGCAGAGGCCCCCATCCCAGGCTGAAAGAGAAGAGATGCGGCCTGGATCTGCCAGTGGGACAGGGAAAATGGATGCAGAAATAATCGAAACCGCTGCTGTGAAAGAAGGAGTGGACATTCAGAGCTGTTTGACGGGGACGGGCAGAGAGCAATCAGAGCAGGAACggacaacagagagagactcggagaaagagcaggagagaatagaggaggagaaagactgCGAGGATAAAGAAGCAGCAGACATGGAGACAGCCGATGAAGGTCTGCCTCCCTCCAAGGGAAGTGAAGatgagagcgaggaggagagtgaggagcAAAAAGAGCCACCAGATGCCAATAATAACTCACTGGAGGCTCCCCAGGACCGCCAGGAGGATTTTGTCGACGTCCCTGAACCTCCTGCACAG GCTGAGCCGGTGGAGGAGACGTACTGCTCTGATGAGATCGAAGTGGTTCTGGTAGACAACTCCGGCCCCGGGCCCGTGCCGGCTCACCTGGACGACAGTGACACAGTCAAGATCATCATCACCATGAGCTGTGACCCTCAGACCGCtgctcagctggaggagagcgTCAAGCAGAGCCTTCTGGAGAATGCACAG GCTCAGAAGGATGCAGGAGAGTGTCACATCAAGATCCCCGTCATCACCTTCGACTCccctgaggaggagaagcaagAGGTGGAAGAGGCAGAAGGAGCGACTGGCTCAGAGGACGACCTCACCCTGAAACGGACAACAAGCCAAAGTGAAGAGTTTCACCTGTGTAGAGAAACAACCAGTTCAGAGTTCACCACACTGGAGTGTCCAGATCCAGACCAGGAACATGTTGGTCTGCAGACTAACGACAACACGCCGAGCCCACAGCTGACAAATGATAACAGCTCATCGGGCATCGATGTCCACTCCCACCCTGATGACACAGATCCTCTGGATCCTAATGTGGATTCACAAGGTTTCCTGCGTCTGCCGCCAGCTTTGGCCCGTTATGGGCCCGGGGGAAGGACTCACATCCGCGGGTTGAGCATGGACAGTGGGAAAGATGCCGTGCTGCTTTCAGACCGCTCACATAACACA GCCACAATGACCAGTTCCAAGTCAGATCTGGAAGCGAAGGAGGGCCAGATTCCCAATGAATCCAACTTCTTGGAGTTTGTATCCTTGCTGGGGTCCCTCAGCACCAGAGCAGGAGGGGCCAGCACACAGGAAGACGAGGGGCCAGAACGCAAAGAGGAAGtaggagctgcagaggaaggtgAATCTCAGCAAGAGG aGAGTCTGAAGGCGACTTCCAGACCAGATGAGACGATAGCAGAGACCAACACGAACAACAAACCAGAGAGACCCAAACCACCCACCAGTCTGCCTACCGACACACTGCAGGCTTTACCACCCACACAAATCCCAATAGTCTCCCCTGACAG TccacagacggacagagagaaggaTCCAGACTATGATTCCCTGCCTTCACAGACCTCTCAGTCAGAGAGCTCCATGCTGCAGGTcatctgcaggccagaggctaCAAACAAGGAAGAGGCCTACACCTTTCATACTGTACACA GAGACAGACCTCGTAAGCTGTATGCAGAGAGAGCGCTCAACCTGCCGCTAGGAGCAGAGCTCATCACTGGCAACATGTG tgaCCTGCTGTCAACCTCTTCAAACTCAGAGTGCCAGGACGGCCTGGGAGGCGGTCACGCTGACTGCCCTTTCCAGCGACGCATCATCCCCGCACACAGGCTCCGGCCTCGAAGAACGCACCCTGAGATCTTCCAG GAAGAGGACTCTTTGGACGACTCGTCAGAGACGTCCACTCAGGAGAAACCCACCAGGAAGATTTACTACAAACTCAAGCTTTTTCCAGGGAGGTGGATCAACATTTTGTACGACCGACTCACCCTGCTTGCCCTTTTGGACAG AAACCAGGATGTTCTGGAGAATCTAGTTGCAGTCTTCATGGCCTTCCTGGTTTCCTTCCTGGGTTTTGTGCTTCTCAACCACGGCTGCTTCAAGGACTTCTGGGTGTTCCAGTTCTGTCTGGTCATCGCCAGCTGCCAGTATTCCTTACTGAAG agtGTTCAACCAGATGCAGCTTCACCAACACAC GGCCACAACCAGCTGGTGGCCTACAGCCGAGCGGCCTACTTCTGCATCTTCTGTGCTCTGATCtggctgctggagcagctgctgaggaggaaggaCCTGCCCGTCTCCACCCTGTACGGCGTCACCATCGTCTGCCACGACGCTCTGCACTTCATACGCGACCTGCTAGTGG GTTTTACCTACTGCTTCCCAATCACCTTCCTGGTGGGCCTTTTCCCTCAGATCAACACCTTCACCATCTACCTGCTGGAGCAGATTGACATGCACGTTTTTGGAGGGACAG CTGCTACGAGTCTCATCTCTGCAGTCTACAGCATCCTCCGCAGTCTGAtcgctctgtctctgctctaCGGTTTCTGCTTCGGTGCTCTCAAG GAGCCGTGGGACGAGCAGCACACCCCAGCTCTGTTCTCGGGTTTCTGTGGCCTGTTGGTGGTCTTCTCCTACCACCTCAGCCGACAGAGCAGTGACCCCTCCGTGCTGCT ATCTCTGATTAAGTCAAAGGTGATGCCCGCTTTGGTggagagtgaggaagaagaggaggaagacacagagagtAAAGACCCACTGCCTGAGAAACTGCAGAGCTCTATG AAGGAGATTCTGCTGTCGGATGTGGTCGTGTGCTCCGTTGCCTACATCCTAACCTTCGCCATCACCGCGAgtactgtgtttctgtctctcagg CCCTTTGTGACCATCGTGCTGTACGCTCTGGCGGGGACGGTGGGGTTTGTAACCCACTATCTGATCCCCCAGCTGAGGAAGCATCACCCTTGGTTGTGGATCTCCCATCCGGTCCTCAAGACCAAAGAGTACCACCAGTTTGAACCCAGAG AGGACGCTGTTCTGATGTGGTTTGAGCGACTGTACGTGGGGCTCCTGTGCTTTGAGAAGTACGTGGTGTACCCCGCCATCGTGCTGAGCGCGCTCACTAACGACGGCTTCGCCCTCAGTCACCGCAAGAAGCTGGGAATCCA CTGCGACGTCCTCCTGACGACCGTTGCTGGGCTGAAACTCCTGCGTTCATCCTTCTGCGACCCCAGCTTCCAGTTCCTCACTCTGCTCTTCACGCTCGTCTTTTTCCACTTTGACTGCCCGCACGCCTCCGAGAGCTTCCTGCTGGACTTCTTCATCATGTCGATTGTCTTCCACAAG ATGCGTGAGCTGTTGCTGAAGCTCCATTTCATCCTGGTTTACATCGCTCCCTGGCAGATCGCCTGGGGCAGCGCTTTCCACGCCTTCGCTCAGCCGTTCGCTGTGCCTC actcagccatgctgctgctccagactCTGCTCACCACCGTCTTCTACACCCCGCTGGCTCCCTTCCTGGGCAGCGCCATCTTCATTTCCTCGTATCCGCGGCCCATCAAGTTCTGGGAGCGAAACTACAA CACAAAACGAATTGACAACTCAAACAGCAGACTGGTGTCCCAAGTGGACAAGGAGACAG GGTGTGACGATAGCAACCTAAACTCCATCTTCTACGAGTACCTGACTCGCTCGCTGCAGCATTCACTTTGTGGCGACCTCATGCTGGGCCGATGGGGCAACTACAGCGCCGGAGACTGCTTCATTCTGGCTTCTGACTACCTCAATGCCCTGGTCCACCTCATCGAGATCGGCAATGGGTTGGTGACTTTCCAGCTGAGGGGTCTGGAGTTCAGAG GTACGTACTGCCAGCAGCGAGAGGTGGAGGCCATCACCGAGGGCGTGGAGGAAGACGAtgcgtgctgctgctgcgagCCGGGTCACTTGCCCCACATGCTGTCGTGCAATGCGGCCTTCAACCTGCGCTGGCTGGCCTGGGAGGTGATGGCCACCAAGTACCTGCTGGAGGGCTACAGCATCAGTGAGAACAACGCCGCCACGATGCTGCAAGTGTACGATCTGCGAAAGCTCCTCATCACCTACTACCTGAAG AGTATCATCTACTACCTGATCCACTCCCCCAAACTCTCCACCTGGCTCAAGGACGCCGCCGTGCAGGAGGCGCTGCAGTCCTACACCAAGTGGCACCACATCGAGCGCGACCCTCAGGTCTTCAGCGTGAAGATCGACGAAGACTACGTGCACTGCCTGCAGGGGGTGACGCGCGCCAGCTTCTGCAACGTCTACCTGGAGTGGATCCAGTACTGTGCTGGGAAGATGGAGACG CCTGTGGACAGTGACGAAGACTCTCATTTGGTGACTCTGTGCTACGCTCTCTCCGTCCTGGGGAGGAGGTCCCTCGGCACGGCTTCACACAACATGTCCAACAG TCTGGAATCATTTCTGTACGGTTTCAACACCCTGTTTAAAGGCGACTTCCGCATCGCCACCAAAGACGAGTGGGTTTTTGCTGATCTGGACCTCCTGCAGAAGGTGGTGGCTCCTGCAGTCAGAATGAGCCTCAAGCTGCATCAG GATCACTTCACCTGCCTGGAGGAGACCGAGGAGGCATCCATCTTGTACAAAGCAATCACAAACTACCGCAGCAGCCTGGTCATCTGCCACGAGAGTGACCCCGCCTGGCGGAAGGCGGTGCTGTCCAGCCGCGACACGCTGCTCACACTGAGGCACATGATCGACGACGGCACGGATGAGTACAAGATCATCATGCTGTACAAACGCCACCTCAGCTTCAAGGTCATCAAG atcaATAAGGAGTGCGTGCGAGGTCTGTGGGCGGGCCAGCAGCAGGAGTTGGTGTTTTTACGGAACCGAAACCCGGAACGTGGCAGCATCCAGAACTCGAAGCAAGCGCTGAGGAACATGGTGAACTCGTCCTGCGACCAGCCGCTGGGCTACCCCAT GTATGTGTCACCATTAACAACATCGTATGCAGGAACACACCGTACGCTCCGCAGCATTGGAGGAGGGGCTTTAAGCCTGGACGTCATCCGGTCCTGGCTCTGCTCTAAATGGTTACG GGTGCGTAAGGACAACCTGACCAGCTGTAACAGTGGTGTAAACATGGAAGACGTGGACTGCGGTGCCGGCGGTTCGTCCTCGCTGAGCCACAACCGCCCGTCCTCCGTCACATCCAACAGCCTGAGCCTCTACCAGCAAAGAGCCAGGACgacacacagccacagacaccACAACGCAG CCAGGAGAGAGTACCGCAGTCGGTCAGTTCAGCCTCAGAGTCAGCGCCCCCCcgtcagcagccaatcagggcCCATCCTTGACTCGGGCTCCACCCACGGCCTTGTCCAGCGTCTGTCGAACAGTCAGCTGTCTTTTAACACGTCCATAGCCTCTATTTTCTCccag GTCCCTCGCCTCTCAGGAGCCGGCGGGATCAGCTCGCAGCTCCAGGCAGCGCAGCATCAGCAGCGCTCCAGCCAG